The sequence ATGGAGCTTAAACAGGCTGTAGAAGCCCTGAAAGTAAGATGTGTCCACAACGGTtttaacttaaagggacagttcacacaaaattataatttactcactttttactctccttcaaggggttaaaaactgtttttttcttctgttgaacacacaaaaagctgataaccattgacatccataataggaaaaacaaatactatggaagtcaatagtctgatgcttttaaaatatctcttcttttgtgtttactagaagaaaagaaagtcataaaggtttgaaaccagtaaaaagtgaataaatcaggattttcattttttgtccGTCTCTTTAAAGAAATGGATGaacaatgaaatgttttaaaatgaactatcactctttatttatttcttatcattaataaatacatgtatatagATATCTTAAATGTATTgcttaaatatatttgttttgtcaATTTTTAATTATACTGTACAGCTTGCCTATATCTTACACAGATGTGGGTTATAAAACAAAGTTGTGTGgcaactaaactaaaaataaagctgaactgaaaataatttttaaattaaaatatgcaatatatgtaatagataatatatgtatttatacaacagttctgtctggttcttgaatctgattggctgatggctgtgcattattctgcaaataacagcacacacagcctctttaccctttatccttgtgtattacttcgccaacatatagcactaagcagaggacactacatttggaaatatatttctgctgttgggcaacataatgtatttttgaggctttttaggggagaatgtagttatttagattgcaacaatgaagtttatttataaggatagcgcctattttaaaatatttatcatttctgagagaccgcgcgtcggtggccattagcctgtcattgagcagagcaaagacagctgatattgttcatccacaagatggcgacagagaccgcataagaGAAAAAGagcataatttctaactacagctgatcaaatcactattaaactggtaagtgatttTCTAGATCGATCTATCTCTTTTCTATGTTGTAGTGTATTAAGTGTgggatgggactcacatatcaggaatgtatgtattttgggttggccactctttgtataacactgagttactttttggttggcatctgtttgtttttaatgagtctcctgttttcattactgcagacgagttcagtaaaaaaaaaaaaaagaaagaagaaatgcccgcatatgtttagcgtttttccttatcgcaaacacaacagtaatctggtagcgTTTCGCTGCTCTGGCTTTTTTAGGGATAATTATCTCCTGATTGgagcagagaaatactgggaaatctctgtagactgatggcattttatgccgtTAAGCCTTATAATTCTAAAATGTCAGCATCCTGTTTTGTCATCTCTTTAGACAGTCCGctggagaatcattcaaatactaactcTAAAATGACGtaggtgaagtagcaatggtttctgttgttctgacggcagctgcagatgtaaataaatggtggaagaaagtagttcctcatacaaaaggatttttagactctctgtgttttcCACATAatcgttattttttatttacacgattatgcagtcaaactgttgtataaacgtaatATCACACGAGTAACAGTGcgttatggctgtatattgtcactggtgggacactaaggcaactCGGTAGCCGCCGCactcctcccaccagtgccgatatacagccatattgcattgttactcgtgtgatattgctcctATAAAAGGTAAATTTGTTGATTGTACTTATAAATAGATTTCTTACATTAAGTAAATGTTTTTGTGCACTAAAAGATCTCTGCACAGACTGCTATGGAAAATGGTGAAAAGATTTTCAGTGACTTGATGCAGTCTATCGAAAGGAGGCAGTGTAAGTTCAAAGATCTGATCAGTGATCAAGAGAAAGCTGCGGAGAGCATGTTGCAGACACTGGAGCAAGAAATCAATGAGCTCAAACAGAGAGATCACGAGCTTGAGATGCTTCTGAAGTCTGAAGATCAGGTCCATGTTCTTCAGGTAATCCTAAACCCAGTGCTGTCTGAAAagtttaaagggctagttcacccaaaaatgaaaattatgttattaattaccctGTCTCTCCAATCCCCTCAGACCTTCAttaatcttcagaacacaaattaagatattttagatgaaatctgggagctctctcatcctccccagcaagcatttttttttaaagctgtccAATCGaggtctaatagacgtctaaacatagtcgccTTGGCTAAATCAAGGCTTAACTTGGGCTGTTAGTGAAAtccaatagatgtctaagaataggtcAAAACTTGACTAGTCAtcaaaaaaactgaaatgaatgactacacatataaagtctgtctaatctgtctatttgaccactagtctagttttggctattcttagatgtctattagattttcactgacaacccaaatttagccttgttttagccaagctgtctacgtttagatgtttttttagatatatattaagcacaaaattgtttgctgggtccatataaagcagtgtttctcaaccacgttcctggaagattaccagctctgcacatttttttatgtctccttaactaaacacacctgattcagatcaacagctcattaccagagactgaaagacctgtaatgggtgtaaaAGACAAAGGAGATATCCAAAACATTCAGTGCTGGTGGGCCTgtagaaacgtggttgagaaacactgtaaaaaagcaatGCTTCCAAGATGTGCGAAGATGTTCAGACACAAAACTAAAAACATCAAAGACTTAAGTGGATTCCAACTGTAAACATATAAAAGTGTAACagggccagctagtaagtgctgtgcaggtaaacctcactcctctgacctctaaaggtgctctagcgacagacactagaggccatgatcTTTAGTCTTcatggtagagcaaccgactcccatgtggaaggtTGCCGCTTTGATACCAGCTCTTAGCGGGTTGGGTgttttgtccagttagcttgccatgtttGTCTGCGGATcgatcggtgcttttgaaaacactattggttgggtttagggaagggagagggtgggtcagtcgagcggtaaatcagtcagtcattcagtcagttgacagcggcctctggtggatttacgtgagaacagtacgtgagaatggcactcgtgagagaaatttgagatctgaaaaagcatacacagaggactctggtggattcacgaaaacataaactgcaaaaaacatagctcctgggacgtatttgtcactccagaaatgtatataacgatacgttttcagaatgagcctgggatgcacttttgtgtgccaaaaaagtGGTTTTGGGATGGTTGCTATCTATGGAGGATAaggaagctctcagatttaatttaaaatatcttaatttgtgtttcgaAGGTCACAGGTGATTGAAACAAtaacatttttggggtgaactaactctttaaatcccccaaaaatacaatttaacagatgtttttttaatctctctctttctgtttacAGAATTGCAATTCCTTCTCTTCTGGACTTCCTGACCCTCCCTTCACAATAGCCTCACTCTCAGATTTCGGCAAGGTAAACGATGCGATTTCTGTTTTAAAGAAGAAGCTTGAAGATGTCTTTAAAGGAGAGTGGCTCAGGATCCATCAAGCAGGTAAGGGCAAAACATTCTGAGTTAAATTTTTCCCCCCTCATCTGCTTTTTTGTTAAACCATTACCGCGTATACACATGCTTTCCATTTCTCTCCAGCCAGATCAATGACGATCCTTCACTGCACGGAGCCCAAAATTAGATCCGAGTTCCTGTACCGTAAGTCCGTTAACTGCACTAATGCAAAGTGTTATTGATTTTAAATGTCAGCTTTTGACGTTAAAACATGGATTTTTAAAttgagcaacacaaacagcatcatTACTGCTCCAATTTCCACAACgatttaaaaccaattttaccttgGTCTGACATTATGCATCCTGTTGCTTCTGTGTGAGCATAGAAATGGTAGACGTTCATAAATGTAGATTGGTTAAGTGAATCGGTTGAGTGAATAATGCAATGATTCATTCATCATAACTGTCACTGCATTCGAAATCACACACCGTATATAGTAGTAGGTCCAAATTTAGAAATTCACACAGCAtcaattttatcatttaaatgtacaaatcGTCTCCCGTGGCCTCATGGGGAAAAAAATGCGGACTTTCGAATTCTAGTCAAAAAATAGATCATCATCtacctacatttttttgcagtagtAATGATAATGTAGTAATGATATTCTACTTCATtcacatattgttttttttttacctatatgGAAGTAAGCAcagggatttttttttccattcaacagggtatatgcaggaatcctaaaggtaatttcaatacctttttaagacttttcaaagaccttctcagaatatttcaAGACCTCCTCGCCACTTTAAGTTCTAATCAATATCAAATCTTtaccttaataaacagttgttaatattaCACcattgttttcagcgacaggcttcagccactggttaaactcgtctttctccaaccaggagtacgcgaactatggttttgctacatgtggagagtgtcacatcacttttgtttgtcgcaaattacgtgacatcacttGGACGGAGAAGCTTGGCCAGACATGCCCCGGCCCAAACCAATCACGTGAatcgagcacgccgttgttaatattaggaggaaaagaAATAGATTTATgattttttggagtcaaacactttgggcaacgcttgaacaaaatttaagacctcgtaaaaacacaactaagactttttaatgccttttaagggtcttaattttctcataatacatgtatcaacttttaatactttttaagaccccgcggacaccctgttctAGAATGACTGCGTtttgacaaaaaacaacaacaataaagacTGTGATTGATTGTCAACCTTTAGACCGTGCAATTTacgtaatgagtaaagtaacgcattactttaaatAATCAAGTAatgatatttgagttactttttaaaaaaatttttagatCAATTAATTcggttattaaaaataatttgctAAATTAAAATTACGTTATCACgttgaatcacactcaatgagagaatgagtTCCCCGCGGGAACAGACAGAAATTAAGAAACTAAGAGCCATACATTTCTTTGGTGGAAGTATTCTCAATATTTTGAACGCATAAAAGAAAatgggattgtctcaatggacagtgattttactgaactaataagacaaaaatacaaatgtagcaaacacattgctttcaactttcaCTAATATGTTTATATGGCGTGTATAGCATCAGGAATGTTTCAGAaggtaacattattaaaaaatgttttaatgataaataaaggtgtaggttatacagtgtgtccttaaatgcagagctcctctatttaatgagatcaagcctcaggcaggtaaGAAAAAGTAACTCGAAAATAATGTAACGCATTACCGaccataaaaagtaacgcaactagtaacttttttggggagtaactcaatattgtaatgcattactttgaaAAGTAACTTACCCCAACACTGCCTCTAGATATGAACTATTcagtctgatctcatgagaaacgtaagttagtggctaattcatacaaatttgtatgtgttcagtcatacgaaattgtacggtttttaaaaagaggcatggcacccaactccacccttaaacccaaccgtcattgggggataagctaattgtactaaattgaacaaattagatcgtacaaattcatttgaattttttaatcaaaaagttacaaattgccgtgagattgcgttggaactATTATAAGATTTACTACTTCAAAAGTTTACTAAAACAGACAAACTGTAGCTGCTGTACATGTCAATCTTAAAACTAACTGCTGCATAACATTATCATGCAAAAATTTGTGGTTGggcattttttatgttttgaaagGGATCTTATGTTTTTAAAGGCTTAtctaactaggttaactaggaaaaTTCGATGAatttggcaagtcattggacaacagtggttacTTGTGTaaccaactgaaaaaaaaaatcttaataggGCTAATATTATTCACATTAAAACTTTTTTAAGTAAATCTGCTTTAAtccaaccaaactaaaagaaataagacttttatccagaacaaaaaaaatataccGTAGGAAATACCAGGCCCGTACCCAGGGGAGTttgggtggttcaaaagacccaccccatagaatttgtcccatacatgagctcatttgtcctttTCTAAaagctatgccatcataaatgataaaaaataacccattgataaaggttttaagaccaagtggaatcctctgttgggtGTTGCTTCTGTGTGACTTAAGCTAATCCGTTCTGGCCAGTGCacacaaatatttttcatgaggctgtgcaagaaaacatacaatctgacataAGTAAAGTCacctttcgctactgtattgtttttaaacatagaAAACATTTTGCAAGtgatttttattctaaatcttggaccttattgttgaaacaaaaatgaccaatgaaaaggtgtgaagcaccgaTATTAAAATGAACTTGAATACTATTTTGGATATATTGTTGTTATCCTCGAATTTTCTAATGAACTTTTTTTGGTTATTATGACCATCCGACAATTCTATTTCAATCTATTTTTGTCTTTAATAGAAATCTAAATGTAGAcaacttggctaaaacaaggctaaacttaggctgtcagtgaaaatctaagacatctaagaatatcccaaaactagactaatggtcaaatagacagattagacagactttatatgtgtagtcgtTCATTCGTGTTCGTTTGATcattagtctagttttggccaattcttagacgtctattagattttcactgacagcccaaaatGTTGCCTTGTTTAAGCCAAGACGATCATGTTTAGACGTCTATCAACCATCTATTagatatctttttaaaaaaaaatgcttgcggggacccctttcaccaggctggctacgggccagAATACTGTGGAAACTTTTAATGCTCTACCAAACATCACttgtgaattatttaaaaataactataattTCATAGGTGGGCTATCAATTTTGCCTTTAACTGCATATCAAAAACTCAAGATGAATGTAAACCGAAGATGATAGGCTACATCCATGAATTAACATAGCTGATCTCTTATCCTCTGTCCATTTCTCAGATTCCTGCCCACTGCAACTAAATCCTTTAACAGCCCATAAGGACCTCAGCTTGTCCAAGGGGAACAGAGAAGTGGCCGTCCGGAGCCGAGAACAATCCTGTCCCGACCACCCAGAGCGCTTTGATTACTGGTGCCAGGTGTTAGGCACAGAGGGCCTGACCGGCTGCAGCTACTGGGAGCTGGAGTGGAGCGGGATGGGGGTAAACATTGCCGTCGCATACAAAAACATTGCCAGGAAAGGGGAAAGCAGTGAAGCTCACTTCGGTCACAATGACAAATCCTGGAGCTTGTTCTGCTGCAAGAAGAGTTACGCTTTCTGGTACAACGGGACAGTCAGTAAGATCTCAGAGCCAGGCTCCTCAAAGATTGGGGTTTATCTGGATCATAAGGCCGGGACGCTTGCGTTTTACAGCGTTGAAGAGTCAATGACTCTGCTCCACAGGTTTCAGACCACATTCACACAGCCTCTCTATCCTGGTTTTGAGTTTTCCTGCTATGGATCCTCCATCAAGTTGTGCCATTTGGAGTGAAGGCCCAGTAAAGATTGGGCAAAAAAATTTAAGCTAAAATAAGTTAACAAGTGCTGAGAGTActctattatttaattaatagccTACTAGGGATATACAGATTATGAATAGGTGTACAAATATAAACTGTCACAGTAACATATGTTAAAACAAACTATTATTTAGTGTAATCGTAAAAGAGATCatactacattttatttttacttatatcTGACATATGGCTAAAACTTACactaaaaatattgcttaaatttATTAAATGGTCAAATTATTCACAATATCTACCCTTTATATATTGTTACACTgaaagacattttgtttttcaaatcatagcaaaaaatgtatattcaatttctaaatatatttgtattgctAACTGTACAGTATGTAAAACTTTTTTAGTTGAACACTTGTGATACATTAATATAGAAGATGGTAATGTCTTTCTATTTAAACTACACACACTGTGAATTGAAGTTATTTCTGTCTGTGGAATGTCTCTTGAGGTTAATATTGTCTGAATGCCTTTACACATTCTTTCTTTGTCAGCTCTtactaaaacaatacaaataaacgcATTGTTTACCATTTTATTTGCTTTGCTTTTCACAGGTTAACTTTTTCAATATGTAGAGTCTAGTTTATTTGGTATTTAATAACATCTAGTATGCTTTAACAAAGCAGAAACAGTATTCTAGTAAATGGTGAAAGTCTcgaaaggaaaaaataaaaataaatcattgcctAGCAGTGCAATTCAACAaaaacagcgacctctggtggccAAATGTTATGAAACGCTGAAACTAACCAACTAACACAtacattactaaaaataaaaacgtaAGCTATTCAGAAAATGACCACAATCtctataatttatttatctatagtACCAAAACTATAGACCATAATTCTCACATAATTACATGGTAAAAGAATAAAGGCCCAAGAGCTCATTCTTACCTCTATAGTCTGAAGAAAGTCCATGTAGGAAAATATCTTGATATTAGTTATGGCCCATCTTAAAAGATCACTTTCTGCTTCCCTCTAATCCAGGGGTGCTCaatccctgttcctggagatctaccttcctgtagatttcagctgcaacccttatcaaacacacctgtatgtaattatcaagtgctgtacaggtcctaattaattggttcaggtgtgtttgatcagagttggagctgaactctgtaggaaggaagatctccaggaacagggttaagcACCCCTGATCTAATCAGTTAACTATTGCCTCAATATGCAAATAAGGACATGAACTCTATGTTTGGGGTTGTATGTTAAGGTCAttcaaaataatttctaaattgGTTGAATATAAACCTGTCTGGTAGTTAAAGAAACATAATGAATCATGATGAAGAAGAAAATGGTTTATCTCATGGGAGTGCGCTTAAGGGATAACCTAAATGAAGGACTAAGAAACAGATACTTGAATTAAAGGGATAACTCactcaaacctatttgagtttctttcttctgttgatcacaaaagaagatatttgaaaaaatcctCGTTGATGGGatcaattgacttccatagtttctGAAAGTCATGAGAGTCAATGATGAGGTCTGTTGCACAAAACTAATTGATCAAACTCCAGGTTGGAGAGTTTCAGATTGACAAAACCAGACAAATCCAACCTGGTTAAGATCAATAGTTTTACAATAGTTCATATAAACTTTCTCCTTTGGTGCTGCTTTAACCCAGAGATTGTGATTAACTCTGGACTCCATGCACCTGAAAAAGTGGCacatgcagcaaacagccaatcacgcTGTAGAGGACTAGTTTGATTCATTTACTGAAAGAGTG is a genomic window of Danio aesculapii chromosome 2, fDanAes4.1, whole genome shotgun sequence containing:
- the ftr66 gene encoding E3 ubiquitin-protein ligase TRIM65 isoform X2; amino-acid sequence: MEGLLDTEEFCCAICLDLLKDPVAIPCGHSYCMLCINDYWKQKDHLGIFSCPQCAQTFTPRPVLNKNTMLADVVDKLKKLELPEEEIYSNFMPALKKHKLIEALANIHEKICPRHDKYLEIYCRTDQQCICLLCVMDDHKGHDIVPGDVESTKKQKELGMTRQKYKLKIHSKEKDLMELKQAVEALKISAQTAMENGEKIFSDLMQSIERRQCKFKDLISDQEKAAESMLQTLEQEINELKQRDHELEMLLKSEDQVHVLQNCNSFSSGLPDPPFTIASLSDFGKVNDAISVLKKKLEDVFKGEWLRIHQAARSMTILHCTEPKIRSEFLYHSCPLQLNPLTAHKDLSLSKGNREVAVRSREQSCPDHPERFDYWCQVLGTEGLTGCSYWELEWSGMGVNIAVAYKNIARKGESSEAHFGHNDKSWSLFCCKKSYAFWYNGTVSKISEPGSSKIGVYLDHKAGTLAFYSVEESMTLLHRFQTTFTQPLYPGFEFSCYGSSIKLCHLE
- the ftr66 gene encoding tripartite motif-containing protein 16 isoform X1, which codes for MEGLLDTEEFCCAICLDLLKDPVAIPCGHSYCMLCINDYWKQKDHLGIFSCPQCAQTFTPRPVLNKNTMLADVVDKLKKLELPEEEIYSNFMPGDVTCDFCTSIKQKAVKSCLVCLASYCQNHLKAHYKSPALKKHKLIEALANIHEKICPRHDKYLEIYCRTDQQCICLLCVMDDHKGHDIVPGDVESTKKQKELGMTRQKYKLKIHSKEKDLMELKQAVEALKISAQTAMENGEKIFSDLMQSIERRQCKFKDLISDQEKAAESMLQTLEQEINELKQRDHELEMLLKSEDQVHVLQNCNSFSSGLPDPPFTIASLSDFGKVNDAISVLKKKLEDVFKGEWLRIHQAARSMTILHCTEPKIRSEFLYHSCPLQLNPLTAHKDLSLSKGNREVAVRSREQSCPDHPERFDYWCQVLGTEGLTGCSYWELEWSGMGVNIAVAYKNIARKGESSEAHFGHNDKSWSLFCCKKSYAFWYNGTVSKISEPGSSKIGVYLDHKAGTLAFYSVEESMTLLHRFQTTFTQPLYPGFEFSCYGSSIKLCHLE